The genome window AATGCAGATCCAAATTCATCACTTACTCTTGACTTAAATAATTCAGCAGTCCCATATTCATGACTCATCAGCACTTCATTCTTGTTCACAGTATTTACTTAAGATCAGTAACAAACTTAGAAGAATTTAAActaatcttaattactctctttcCAATTTTCCCTTTTATCTTTCCTTTATGGGTTTGCATCTTGAGGTTAAAAACTGAATGATAAGAGAGATGCATATTTTAGATCATATAAAATCCTTTTCATTTCATGAGTAAGTGGTAACAAAAAGATCAATtacgaaagggaaaaaaaatagttttcaaGGTTCTCTTATTTAAAATGCTATCCTGAAATTAGCCTTATTTTCACTACAGCAACAGTTAATTAAAAAACTACCATAAGTAGGCATGAGTTCTTTGCAGGCTGGTAAAGCTTTTATATTAACATGTCAGGACTAAGATATAATTACCTGTACGGTATGTGCTTATGAGTTTGAAGATCCCTATATTTCTTTGCAAGGCCATAGTCAATGATATAAACCTGAGAGTAAATAACAAATGTCAAACAAGAAAACAGAATGAAGAAGACAAAGAACACAGCATAAAACGCTGGGAGTACATGACTAAagccattatttcataatttggtTTCTCAATCTCTACATAAATGATTGATGTGGTTGCTGTAATTTCAACTTGAGACAAACTAAAACAGATCCCTGCACCTCTATACTATTGCCACACTGGCATTAAAAGATCCCTGATAATGCCCCCATGCCAAAGTCCAAATACCCACTACTCAGACCTTTTGTGTTGTTGTTGACCAAAGCCTTGCCAGACTGTGATCAGTTTTAGGAACAACCAATAGCCTGAAATATCAGATACTATAAACATAATCTGCCTTATAGCGAAGCTATATATAAGCATAGCACCTAACAAACATAACCAACTACAGCATCGACTATGGATGCTTATTGGAATAATGATCTCCACTATATCGCAGTTCCTTTTTCTCTATCCATTAGTAGATGCAAGAGAATAAATGTCTGGGAATCAAGCCTGTTGGTTGGAAATGATATAGGACCTCTCCGATTCACAGTGGATCACTAGAACAAGGTGAGAAGAAAGGAATTGCTGTTGAGCAATACACGAAGGGATACAATCCTATGGAGGATGATGCTACTGAGCATCTGTGTTCATCATCAAATCCATCATCATCATTTTGCCAACCATCACAGACCCAGCCCCTGGACTCCGATGAAAAAACAACCAACCAAAGATTAGTAATAAATGTGCTCATCAGGAACATCCAGGTTGCAGCAAATTAGGACACAGATCAATGGAATATGCtaaagattttttaaataaaacaaATTATATATGCTAAATAAGTGCTTCGTCATTCAGATACCTAAAACTAAAGAACTATTCACTCCAAGTGAGTTGTTAAGAAAATCTTTACCTGTGTGTTCTGACTGTATACCTGGTTAGGGAAGTACTAGATATAAATAATCAAGTGAATGGTTAAATGCCATATAAGATGATGGTACAACTACAATCTGCACAGTAATTGGAGATTGTTTTCCTCGATCTTCATAACTTGCCTAATATGAAGTTGGATTGTATGGTATAACTGACATTCCATATTTTTGTATGCACCATATTGAGCATAGTGAGGAAACCACTGGTCAATCAATTGCCAATATCTTTGGTAAAAATGTTCTATCCTAACCTTCAGAAGCATGTAATATAACTTTTAGGTAAGCACAAGTTGCATTGCCATATTGCATGAACAAATTCAACACCtaacaagaaaataaaacatcataGTATGATTTGAAGTCCAAAAGAACTATCATCACATATTCCTAGAACTAAGCCATCAATCTATCAGTCTGAAGGGCAATTAGTAACTGAAGTTTCCAGTAATTCAATAACATACCTGATTTGCTTTACGACCAAGGCCCATAAGAAAGTTATCTGGCTTTATATCACGGTGCAGAAACCCCTTTGAGTGCATATACTCAACTCGGTTAATCTTTAACAAGATAAAAAACACAGGTATTATGACATTGCTAGAAAGTCCCATAAGAAAAGTATAAAAAATTAGACGTTAGAAAGGTTAGAGCTACAGCAGACAGGTAACAACGTGGTGCACATACTAATTGATCAGCAAGCATTAGCACTGATTTCAGTGAAAACCTCCGGTTACAGTAGTTGAACAAGTCTTCAAGGCTAGGCCCAAGAAGATCAATGACCATGACATTGTATTCTCCTTCCACACCAAACCACTTTAGATGGGGAATTCCAGCTTGattaaaacacaaaaataaaatcatcaatggcAATGTCCAATCAAACAAGATGAATCATAATTATAGATTAACAACTTACTTCCTCCTTGGAGATGAATATACAACTTTGACTCATAATGAAGTTGAGGATGCTTTGCCTTCACAGACTCCTGCCAATATTAAAGCATAAATGGTAAATTTTCAGATCTCATGTGCTATTAAATAGAATAGCAAAAGTAGATTGCTATAAAGACAAAACTAAAGTACAATACTATGATCAAGATCATCAGAATCACAAATGAATACAGTACTGAAGCAAACTAGAAAATTTTAATGTACTTTCAGAAACAAAACAGAGTGGTCGGTGCAAGTTTAAAAACTTCCTAAAAGCTAAACCTGCAAACACATATTACACACCAAGGAACAAAATTCACATTAAACTGATCTCCATTGATTACTGAACAAGCAACCATTTCACTCATTAGATTTTTGGAGATGGGACCTAATACGTAACATCCAAGATCAATGGGCTTAATATCATGGAGGATGTAAAAGTTTCAAATATTATGCAACAATGTATACGTTTGTTGCAGGCATTGTGCCACCTTCACACCTTAATTTAATAGACTGTAACATGGTTTCAACTGGTAAACTTGCCAATGTAAACCTAGGGTAGAAGTCATACGTGGAAACCTTTGTAACTTCTCACATAAAAAAATTAGTGTTATCATCGATTCAAAttcaagtttaaaaaaaaaaaatagccaCATATGTctagatttaaaattttgaatgttTTGAATTCAAGCTAAGCAATGATACATACAAGCTTTACCGCCACTTCCTCTCCGCTTTGTATGTTGACACCTGAATCAAATAAACCAAGAAATATGGGGTGAGCATAAGTAGAAGGCAAGGCATGAAAGGAATTTATAAATGATGCACACATATCCAAGAAAATAACATACCGAGATAAAGCTCTCCAAAAGAACCACTACCAATCTTTTTGCCAAGCTTAAATTTTCCGGCCACCACGTGCTCCATAGTTGAAGATCCAAGCCAAATTGACCCAGAATAATAAACTCAGAAAAGAATTCTCCTAATCACTGAAGTTATAAAAGAAAATCCTCCTTCTCTTTCCGCAAATCGCCAGTAATCCCCCTACAACTCACCTCCGCGACGAAATACAACCAGAACTATCTAATCCGCCAATCTAAACACCCCAGAATTCGTTATTCCAGGTCCCAAAAG of Musa acuminata AAA Group cultivar baxijiao chromosome BXJ1-7, Cavendish_Baxijiao_AAA, whole genome shotgun sequence contains these proteins:
- the LOC135679188 gene encoding casein kinase 1-like produces the protein MEHVVAGKFKLGKKIGSGSFGELYLGVNIQSGEEVAVKLESVKAKHPQLHYESKLYIHLQGGTGIPHLKWFGVEGEYNVMVIDLLGPSLEDLFNYCNRRFSLKSVLMLADQLINRVEYMHSKGFLHRDIKPDNFLMGLGRKANQVYIIDYGLAKKYRDLQTHKHIPYRENKNLTGTARYASVNTHLGVEQSRRDDLESLGYVLMYFLRGSLPWQGLKAGNKKQKYDRISEKKMLTPVRGTLQVISIRICIILPLLSIIAI